The following is a genomic window from Ancylothrix sp. D3o.
AGATAAATTCCGACAACGAAACCATAACAGTCGTGCCGGCAAAACAAATGCAAAACGAGGCCAAAACCGACTATTTTATGGAGACAATGAAGCTGAAATTAGGGGGAGTCTATGTATCGCAGGTGAATTTAAACCGCGAAGGAGGCAAAATAGAAAGTCCCCACCATCCCGTCCTGCGAGTCAGTACACCCATTTATAGCCAGCAAGGTAACAAACGAGGAATTTTGGTTGTTAATGTTAATGCCAATTCTTTTTTAGAGATAAATACCGAGGATACAAAAAACAAGACCACTTTTTTTGTTGTCAACCAAAATGGTTACTACCTCTCCCATCCCAATTCAGAAAAAACCTTTGGATTTGAGTTTAATAAAGACGAGAGAATCAGCCGAGATTATCCTGAAGAAATAGCTGCTCAATTGTTATCTGGAGGAAAAGGATTAATTTCTGAAGGGACACCTCAATTATTAAGCTATTACACACTTTACCCCAACAAAAACACTAAAATTCATCCCCTCATATTTGTATCCCAACTGCAAAAAAGCGAGGTATTTGCATCAATTGCCCAATTAAGGGGAGCAGCTTTTCTCGTTACCTTTTTATCGTTGCTTGCGGTTTTGATAATCGGAAGTTTTATTATCAGGAGCTTATTAAGATTAATTCAACAATTGACCGCAGTAATTTCCTCATTTTCTCTACAAGTTCTTTCCACTTTAGAAGAGCAAGAAAGGTTGTCCTCTCAGCAGTCTTCCTCCGTACAGGAAACAACCGTAACAATGGATCAATTGAGCAATTCTTCACAACAATCAGCACTGCAAGCAGAAGCCGCCGCCGCCGGTGCCCGTTTGGCCCTTGACCGAGTAGCGGACGGAAACCAAGCAGTAAAAGAAAGTTTAGAAGAAATGGAAACATTAAAAATAAAAGTCGAAGCCATTGCCCAAGAAATAGGGCGTTTAAGTGAGCAAACCCGTCAAATTGGCACCATTTCCAAATTAGTCAGCGACTTAGCCAATCAAACCAATATGTTAGCCCTAAATGCTGCCGTTGAAGCCGTCAGAGCCGGTGACTATGGCAAAGAATTTGCAGTAGTAGCAAAAGAAATACGCACTTTAGCCGATCAAAGCAAAAAATCAGCCGAAAGTATTAACAGTTTAGTCGCCAACCTTCAAAAAGCAATAGAGTCAACCGTAGAAGTCAGCAATGAAGGCACAAACAATGTAGATTCCAGCGTAAAAATTGTTAAAAAAACAGCCGAAGCCTTTAACGGACTTGCCGGGGGGATGAACCGAATTGTCGATAACAGCCAGCAAATTGCCGGCAATGCAAAGCAGCAAGCACTTGCCATTCAACAAGTTCTTGATGCTATGAATGCCATTAATCAAGGCGCCGCCGAGTCGGCTTCCGGTATCCGTCAAACCAAAGTCGGTACCCAACAATTAACCGAAGCCGCCATGCGTTTAAGAGCCGCCGTTTAAAATCCCCCCCAAATCCTTTTATGCACTCACCGGCCCCATTTTTACCCCCGGACTATCCAACATTAAACAATACAAATCATTTAACTGTTTTGCCACCCCATCCCAGCTAAAAGTTGTCTCAACTCTCAAGCGAGCCGTTTGACCTAATTTCTTTGCAAAATCAGGGTTGCTCAAAATACGATCAAGAGCATCAGCAAAAGCCTTTTCATCTTTTGGCGGACACAACAAACCGGTTTTTTCTGGAATAATTGTGTACTGAAGACCCCCCACATCCGAACCGATCACCGGCGTACCACAAGCCATAGCCTCAATCGTCACCAAACCAAACGGTTCATAATAACTTGGAACCACACAAACATCAGCCGCCGCATAATAAATCGGCAAATCTTCGCGTCCCAAACGACCAGGAAAAATAGTAATTTCTCCTAAACCCAACTCCTTGACAATCCCATCAATTCTTTCTCTTTCAAAACCATCACTTTCCCCCTCACGCCAACCGCCACCAATAATTAACTTTAGCTTAGCTTGCCGGCGAATTTTACAAGCCGCCAGAGCACGCACCAAAGTCTCAATCCCCTTACGAGGGTCAAACCGGCCCACAAACAAAACCACCTTTTCATCAGCCGCAATCTTTAAAACTTGCCGGGCTTTTTCTTTGCCAATTGAACCAAAATTGCGAATATCCGTACCACAGGGAATAATATCAACATAACCTTTTGTAGAAACCAAATCCTGTAAATGATTTCTTTCTTGAGGGCTAGTTGCTACCACACAATCCGCAGTTTCCAAAACAGCCTTTTCAAAAAACAACCGCGTCTTAGCAATCATCGGAATCGTACTAAGCGACTGATATTTAATTGCCCCCAATGAGTGATAAGTATGCACCTGTTTAATGCTTTGACATTTTTTTAACTGCATTCCTACCCAACTAGAAATCCAGTAATTTGTATGGACAATCGGATATTTAACCCCCGTGACATCTTGAAACTTAAGGAACTCCGAAACAAACCTTGGTGCAAAACTAAAAATATTATCACGAGGAATAAATTCTTCTGGGCCCGCTTTCAACCGAATAGTGCGACAATGGGAATTATGTTCTACTATTGCCGGCTGACTTGCATCAGCTTTGCGGGTAAACATATCCACTTGCCAACCTTGTTTAGACAAAGCCTCTCCCACAGAACGCACATAAACATTTTGACCACCCGCCTCTTCTTTCCCAATTTCAACTGCCGGATCTCCATGAACAGAAACCAAAGCAATCCGCCTATTATTACCCTTCATCTTTTTACTCTTCCCATTATTAGAAATTTACACCCTGTCTGCTTGATTACCTTAAGAAAAGGAGCTCAACCAGACTTAAAAGCAAAGAAAAATTAACTGAACTAGAGCCTGTTTGAATTATCAAAAAAGACTCTTTTAAACTTTTCTAAATTCTAGGAATACCAACTCCACCAGGTATCCCCCCTTAGCTAGATAGGCTAGAGGTATTTTGCCAGCTTTTCGAGACAATAACACCCACAGAAATACGCATTTTTATATACATTATCAACGTACATTTATTCATCAATTACTGTTGATAATTCTAATTTTCTTCACATCATGCAAAGCCTACAGCACCTCCCAAAACCGCTGTAAAGCCCTCCGGGGAAGCATTCAGCCCATCAAAAATCCGGCCATTCAAAACCCTCTTAAAAATTGGCCCCTTTTGGCCCAAAAAAATCCCCAAAAAAAAATTTGTCTTTTTTGTGACAACCACAAAAACTTGTGCTACCATCATTAATTGTGAGCACGGAGAGGTGGCTGAGTGGTCGAAAGCGGCAGATTGCTAATCTGTTGTACGGTACGAAAGGCCGTACCGAGGGTTCGAATCCCTCCCTCTCCGTCCCCCCATCCCCAAAAACCCCCAAAAGATAACCCTGTAAGCCCCCCCTTACAGGGTTATCTTGTTTTGACCTCAAAACAAACCTCTCCCGCCGATAGGGGCAACCAGAGGCCAATTCCCCCTACGAAGCGGTAGGGAGATTAAGTTCTCTACAAACCAACAATCGCCTCAGCCACCCGACTTGAAACAAAAGGTAAAATCGCCTCATTCTTACTGTGAGCCTTACCCTCCGTAAACACCACCAACAAATAAGGCCGCACCTCCGCCAACTCAATATAAGCCGCATCATGGCGTACCTGACTTGTGAGCCCAGCTTTCGACCAAACCCGTGCATTTTGGGGCACACCGGCCCCCAAAAACCCCGTCACCTGATTGTCAGCATCCGCCGCCAACTCCACAGGATCAAGCGAACGCCGCATCAACTGCATCATTTCCTGGGAACGCGCGGAAGAAACCGCCACCCCGCCGACAATACTGTGAACCAACCGCGCCGAAGCATCCGTAGTTAACATATTGCGGTTTTCCATCATTTCCCCTAAAAACATCCTTTCCCGACCATAGGGGCCATCACACCAAGTTTTTTGGTTCATATTCACCGCACCCAACTCCGGCCAACCAAGCGACTGAAAATAGCGATTAATAATATTCCGCTGTTGCTTCCAAGTTTCAAACGGCCCCCGCGATAACTCTGGCCCACTCGTCGTGCCGGTCAACACATCCACCACCAAACTCGTCGCATCATTACTAGAATCCACAATCATATCCCGCATAGCCCGCTCCAACTCGCGGGAAGATTGCAACATACCCTTTTCTAACCATTCATGTACCGCCACCAAATAAAATAACTTGACAATACTTGCCGGATAAATACGCTCACCCCCGCGATAAGAAAACCCCCGCACAGGATGATTCCAAAACGCATCAGGACTCAACGCACCCCCCGTATTCACAGGCGCCGGTGGATCATAAACCACCAACGTCATCGCAATTTGATTTCTCTCCAAACTTGGAAACTCGCGCCAAGTAGCCTCTAAAATTTCACTTCCTAGGTTTTCGAGTTGTTCATCATTCCGAAAAAAAGCCATAATTTCTCAGGGGTCAGTTGTGACTAGCTATTTTATTTTAGAAAAATATTGCAACAGAACCTCACAGACCCCACAAACAAAAAAATCTCCCCTCCAGCCCAAAATCTAAACTGGAAAATTTTCCCTCAAAAATCAACTGACCCCTATGATTTCTCTTAAAGAACTGCAAACCAAATTTGCCACCAACCAATCCCAAGCATCTCGCATCCAATATCGCTGTTTAACAAATTTAGATATCTATGACTCCCCAAAATGCGAACGCTTAGCCACCCAAGCAGCCAAAAACCGCAACCTTTGTATTCATTCCCTAGAAACCGACACCCTAAAAATTGAACTTTGCGAAGACAATTATCCGGGGTGGCTGACCCAAGAGCAACTAAAATTTCTTGAAACCTCAAAAACCCCCTATCAACCCATCACCCTATCCCAAACAGAAATTCAACAGGGTTTACCGCAAGTTATCGCCTTTACCCACAACGCCATGAACACCCCAAACCAATATCTTTGGGGTGGAACAGTTGCCCCAAATTATGATTGCTCAGGCTTAATGCAGGCCGCATTTTTATCAGTAGGAGTGTGGCTACCCAGAGACGCCTACCAACAAGAAGCCTTTACCGAGCCCCTCAAAATTTCCGAATTACAACCAGGAGACTTAATCTTTTTTGGCAATCCCCAAAAAGCCACCCACGTTGCTTTATACCTGGGCGACAAAAAATATATCCACAGTTCAGGAAAAGAAGCCGGTCGTAACGGCATCGGCATAGATATCCTATCCGAAAAAGGCGATGAAATCAGCCGCGCCTATTATAAACAACTACGCGGTTTTGGAAGAGTAATAAAACCCTATCTTCCCACCCACTAAACCCAATCCCCAAAACCCAACAAACCATAAAACCATCTGCGTCCATCTGCGTTTATCTGCGGTTTAAAAATCTCCCTAACCCCCAACAAAAAAGCCATGCTAGACCTCAACAAACTAGCCGGAAAACTCCCCGGCATAAGCAAACACCTCACCCAAGAAGCAACAGCAGCAAAAGGCCGGCTACAAACAGCCGAACTATTAATGCAGCAAGCCCAAACCCATCACCTAGAATTAGTAAAAAAACAACAAGATTGGAAACACCGGCTCATATTTTCAGCAGCCGAACCCGTCGAACCATTAGATACTAGAATCGCCATTCCCCCAGCCCCCCGCACCCACACAGTCATCGCCACAGACGGCTCCCAAATTGCCCCTAGTCATCACGAAATTGCTTATTGCTATCTTATTAATGTCGGGCGAGTTGTACTGCATTACGGAGTCAGCCGGCATCCTTTATTAGACAGTTTGCCAGAAATTTATTATCGGGCTGAAGATTTATATGAATCGCGGCAATGGGCAATCCGAACTGAAGAATGGATGGGGTATAGACGCACTGCTACTGAAGCAACAGTTTTAGCAGAATTAGCTTGCTCATTGTGGGAAACAACCCCCCCGCCGGTGCCGGCAATTTCGCTGGTGGATGGTTCATTAATTTACTGGTTTTTAGAAGGTATTGCCTCAGAAGCCCGCGATAAAATTTTAGGAGAAATTTTAGACGCTTGGGATAAATTGGAAGAAGCCGGTATTCCTATTGTGGGATATCTCAGCGCTTCAAGAAGTATGGAAGCGATTAATTTTTTACGCTTAGAAGCTTGTATTCATAAGGAACCAAACTGCATTTCTTATTGCGCCCCAGACCTAGATTTTAGTTCACCAGGGCAACCAAAAAAAGCGCCTTGCCAAGTTTTTGAACCTCTGCGAGATGTGGCCCTGTGGCAAACAACTTTACAACCAGGCCAACGCAGTCCTTTATGGCGGAGTTGTGCGCCAATTTTACAATGCTATGGACACCATACTGTTTATTTTTGTTATGTTAATGTTGGCTCGGAAATTGCCAGAATAGAAGTGCCGGGGTGGGTAGTAGAAAATCCTGAACTTTTGGAAACAACATTAAGCTTAACTGTTGCCCAAGTTCAAAAAGGTTATGGTTATCCTGTGGCGCTGGCAGAAGCGCATAACCAAGCTGTTGTGAGAGGGGGAGATCGTTATCATTTTTTTGCTTTATTGGAAAGAGAAATGATTAAGGCCGGTTTAAAAAATGTTGGCACTTCCTACAAGGAAACCCGCAAACGCGGCAGTATTGCTTAAACTCTCCCCTTAATCTTGAGTTTGTGCGCTTGCTTTGAAAAAAAAGTCAACAATCTTTAAGCTTCTTAACGCCCAAACGCCCAACCAAAAACTAAAATAGAAAGGTGGAACCGGCAAACCCCAATTTGCTAAAAAGCTGCAAGAAATACACGGCTTTCCTGCACCCAGAATAGAAGCCAGCGGGAAAGTGCAGCTTGTGTCAGCGGCGGCAAAGCATAGATCCCCATCCCTGGATGCAACGATAACGCTTAGCCACAGACTGTCGATAGAATGGTAACTCACTTTATAAATAGGACGACCCAAACCCCATGAGGCAAAAAATGCCCCCAGCAGAAATCACAACAGTAAAC
Proteins encoded in this region:
- a CDS encoding methyl-accepting chemotaxis protein; the protein is MKVLKNFSRFQNRLISLLAISTLIPVLVLGWYSISVATNAITDLSLQVIDKETSKTAEKINNFLDNVSQDVLFLRGMPPVSGIIRARENGGIDPEDKSSYLQWINRLNQIFVALMESRPQYYQLSYLDEKGNEMVKINSDNETITVVPAKQMQNEAKTDYFMETMKLKLGGVYVSQVNLNREGGKIESPHHPVLRVSTPIYSQQGNKRGILVVNVNANSFLEINTEDTKNKTTFFVVNQNGYYLSHPNSEKTFGFEFNKDERISRDYPEEIAAQLLSGGKGLISEGTPQLLSYYTLYPNKNTKIHPLIFVSQLQKSEVFASIAQLRGAAFLVTFLSLLAVLIIGSFIIRSLLRLIQQLTAVISSFSLQVLSTLEEQERLSSQQSSSVQETTVTMDQLSNSSQQSALQAEAAAAGARLALDRVADGNQAVKESLEEMETLKIKVEAIAQEIGRLSEQTRQIGTISKLVSDLANQTNMLALNAAVEAVRAGDYGKEFAVVAKEIRTLADQSKKSAESINSLVANLQKAIESTVEVSNEGTNNVDSSVKIVKKTAEAFNGLAGGMNRIVDNSQQIAGNAKQQALAIQQVLDAMNAINQGAAESASGIRQTKVGTQQLTEAAMRLRAAV
- a CDS encoding glycosyltransferase family 1 protein, with protein sequence MKGNNRRIALVSVHGDPAVEIGKEEAGGQNVYVRSVGEALSKQGWQVDMFTRKADASQPAIVEHNSHCRTIRLKAGPEEFIPRDNIFSFAPRFVSEFLKFQDVTGVKYPIVHTNYWISSWVGMQLKKCQSIKQVHTYHSLGAIKYQSLSTIPMIAKTRLFFEKAVLETADCVVATSPQERNHLQDLVSTKGYVDIIPCGTDIRNFGSIGKEKARQVLKIAADEKVVLFVGRFDPRKGIETLVRALAACKIRRQAKLKLIIGGGWREGESDGFERERIDGIVKELGLGEITIFPGRLGREDLPIYYAAADVCVVPSYYEPFGLVTIEAMACGTPVIGSDVGGLQYTIIPEKTGLLCPPKDEKAFADALDRILSNPDFAKKLGQTARLRVETTFSWDGVAKQLNDLYCLMLDSPGVKMGPVSA
- a CDS encoding serine hydrolase → MAFFRNDEQLENLGSEILEATWREFPSLERNQIAMTLVVYDPPAPVNTGGALSPDAFWNHPVRGFSYRGGERIYPASIVKLFYLVAVHEWLEKGMLQSSRELERAMRDMIVDSSNDATSLVVDVLTGTTSGPELSRGPFETWKQQRNIINRYFQSLGWPELGAVNMNQKTWCDGPYGRERMFLGEMMENRNMLTTDASARLVHSIVGGVAVSSARSQEMMQLMRRSLDPVELAADADNQVTGFLGAGVPQNARVWSKAGLTSQVRHDAAYIELAEVRPYLLVVFTEGKAHSKNEAILPFVSSRVAEAIVGL
- a CDS encoding C40 family peptidase, which encodes MISLKELQTKFATNQSQASRIQYRCLTNLDIYDSPKCERLATQAAKNRNLCIHSLETDTLKIELCEDNYPGWLTQEQLKFLETSKTPYQPITLSQTEIQQGLPQVIAFTHNAMNTPNQYLWGGTVAPNYDCSGLMQAAFLSVGVWLPRDAYQQEAFTEPLKISELQPGDLIFFGNPQKATHVALYLGDKKYIHSSGKEAGRNGIGIDILSEKGDEISRAYYKQLRGFGRVIKPYLPTH
- a CDS encoding DNA double-strand break repair nuclease NurA translates to MLDLNKLAGKLPGISKHLTQEATAAKGRLQTAELLMQQAQTHHLELVKKQQDWKHRLIFSAAEPVEPLDTRIAIPPAPRTHTVIATDGSQIAPSHHEIAYCYLINVGRVVLHYGVSRHPLLDSLPEIYYRAEDLYESRQWAIRTEEWMGYRRTATEATVLAELACSLWETTPPPVPAISLVDGSLIYWFLEGIASEARDKILGEILDAWDKLEEAGIPIVGYLSASRSMEAINFLRLEACIHKEPNCISYCAPDLDFSSPGQPKKAPCQVFEPLRDVALWQTTLQPGQRSPLWRSCAPILQCYGHHTVYFCYVNVGSEIARIEVPGWVVENPELLETTLSLTVAQVQKGYGYPVALAEAHNQAVVRGGDRYHFFALLEREMIKAGLKNVGTSYKETRKRGSIA